The Pungitius pungitius chromosome 10, fPunPun2.1, whole genome shotgun sequence genome has a window encoding:
- the calcrla gene encoding calcitonin gene-related peptide type 1 receptor, producing the protein MAEWKMENIVRSAMVVLIVLCDMTTIFVKASPEANETQQQHPTNVYHDIGTTRNKIVTAQFECYQKIMMDDAEDRQEPMCNRTWDGWLCWDDTSAGVNSEQNCPDYFHDFDPSEMVMKICTDSGHWFLHPESNRTWTNYTRCNEHTNESRVTAMNLFYLALIGHGLSLTSLFISLGIFFHFKSLSCQRITLHKNLFFSFVLNSVITIIWLTAVANNQELVQRNPTSCKVSQFVHLYLFGCNYFWMLCEGIYLHTLIVVAVFAEKQHLMWYYLLGWGFPLIPACIHAVARSYYYNDNCWISSKTSLLYIIHGPICAALLVNLFFLLNIVRVLITKLKVTHQAESSLYMKAVRATLILVPLLGIQYILLPYKPEGRVSFEIYEYIMHILMHYQGLLVATIFCFFNGEVQAVVRRHWNQYHMQFGSSVGNHSDALRSASYTASSITEVQGCYSIDCHTEHMNGKGFHDADGSILKSDSPFA; encoded by the exons ATGGCCGAATGGAAGATGGAAAACATCGTGAGGAGTGCGATGGTGGTCCTCATCGTCCTGTGTGATATGACAACG ATATTTGTGAAGGCCAGCCCGGAGGCCAATGAgacccagcagcagcatccaacCAACGTCTACCATGACATAGGAACCACCAGGAACAAGATAGTCACGGCACAGTTTGAGTGCTATCAAAAGATAATGATGGACGATGCCGAAGACAGACAAG AGCCCATGTGTAATCGCACTTGGGATGGCTGGCTGTGTTGGGACGACACCTCGGCCGGTGTGAACTCCGAGCAGAACTGCCCCGACTACTTCCACGATTTTGATCCCTCAG AGATGGTTATGAAGATCTGCACAGACAGCGGCCATTGGTTCCTGCATCCGGAGAGCAATCGAACATGGACCAACTACACCCGCTGCAATGAACACACCAACGAAAGCAGAGTG ACTGCGATGAATCTTTTCTACTTGGCTCTCATAGGACATGGCCTGTCACTGAcctccctcttcatctccctcgGGATATTCTTCCATTTCAA GAGTTTAAGTTGCCAAAGGATCACGCTTCACAAaaacctcttcttctcctttgtccTGAACTCTGTGATCACCATCATTTGGTTGACAGCGGTTGCAAACAACCAGGAGCTGGTGCAGAGGAATCCA ACGAGCTGTAAAGTGTCCCAGTTCGTTCACCTGTACCTGTTTGGATGCAATTACTTCTGGATGCTGTGCGAGGGCATCTACCTGCACACCCTCATCGTGGTGGCTGTGTTTGCTGAGAAGCAGCACCTGATGTGGTACTACCTTCTAGGCTGGG GCTTCCCTCTCATTCCGGCCTGCATACATGCCGTCGCTCGAAGTTACTACTACAACGACAA CTGTTGGATAAGCTCCAAAACGTCGCTGCTCTACATCATCCACGGCCCCATCTGTGCAGCTCTTTTG GTCAACTTGTTCTTCCTACTAAACATTGTGCGAGTGCTCATCACCAAGCTGAAGGTGACCCACCAAGCGGAGTCCAGTCTCTACATGAAAGCCGTGAGGGCCACCCTCATCCTGGTGCCCCTCCTGGGGATCCAGTACATCCTGCTGCCCTACAAGCCGGAGGGACGCGTGTCCTTCGAGATATACGAGTACATCATGCACATACTGATGCATTACCAG GGTCTGCTGGTGGCCACCATCTTCTGCTTTTTCAACGGAGAG GTCCAAGCCGTTGTGAGGAGGCACTGGAACCAGTACCACATGCAGTTTGGGAGCAGCGTGGGAAACCACTCGGATGCCCTGCGCTCGGCGTCCTACACGGCGTCCTCCATCACGGAGGTGCAGGGCTGCTACAGCATCGACTGCCACACGGAACACATGAACGGAAAAGGCTTCCACGACGCCGACGGCTCCATCCTAAAGTCAGACAGCCCCTTCgcctga